The DNA region GGAAGTCGATGACGCGGTACTGGCGCTTGTGCCCACCACCGATGTGGCGAGTAGTGATACGACCTGAGCTGTTACGGCCACCCGTCTTGGGAAGGGGGCGTACCAGTGACTTTTCTGGGGTCGAGCGGGTGATCTCAGCGAAATCTGCCACGCTCGAGCCACGACGACCGGGAGTCGTCGGCTTGTACTTACGAATTGACATAATTCTACGTTCCTCTTCGTTTCAGGCTTATGCAGCCGAGAAGATGTCGATGGTGCCCTGGCTCAGCTTGACAATGGCGCGCTTGGTGTCCTTGCGCTTGCCCATGCCGAAGCGGGTACGGCGCGTCTTGCCCTTGCGGTTAAGCGTGTTGATCTTTGCGACCTTTACGTCGAAGATCTGCTCAAGAGCGAGTTTGATCTCGGTCTTGCTTGCAGTGGGCTCAACCTCGAAGGTGTACTGGCCGTTCGTGTCGATGAGCGTGTAGCTCTTCTCTGACACCACGGGACGCAGAATCACGTCGTGTGGGTTCTTGTTCAGGCTCATTACTTCGAGTCCTCCTTAGCAGTACGCGCTGCGACGAAAGCGTCGAAGGCGGCCTTGGTGAAGACGATGTCGTCGCTGACGACCACGTCGTATGCGTTGAGCTGACCGTGTTCGATCACGTGTACGTTCGGCAGGTTGCGTACCGAAAGAATCGTCGACTCTTCGGTTGCTTCCGTGATAACGAGCACGCGCTTGCCCTGTACAACGCTCTCGAGAGCGGTGCGAGCCTGCTTGGTGCTGGGCTTGTCACCGACGATTGCGTCGAGAACAACAACGCGGCCTGCGCGAGCGCGGTCCGAAAGGGTGCCGCGGAGAGCCGCTGCAACCATCTTCTTCGGGGTGCGCTGTGAGTAATCGCGTGGGACTGGGCCGTGAACAATGCCACCGCCGGTGTGCTGAGGCATACGGATCGAGCCCTGACGAGCGCGGCCGGTGCCCTTCTGCTTGAACGGCTTAGTACCCGAACCCGAAACCTCGCCACGAGTCTTCACCTTGTGGGTGCCCTGACGCGCAGCTGCGAGCTGTGCGACGACAACCTGGTGAATGAGCGGCACGTTGGTCGGAGCGTCGAAGATCTCCGCTGGGAACGTTACCTTTGCTGGAGTTACGGTAGCCATGGACTACGCCCCCTTCACTGTGTTGCGGATGAAAACGAGACGACCCGCAGCACCTGGGATTGCACCCTTGATGAGCACAAGACCGCGATCAGCGTCAACCGCGTGAACCTTGAGGTTCTGAACGGTAACGCGGTCGCCACCCATGCGGCCTGACATCTTCTTACCCTTGAATACGCGACCAGGGGTAGCCGATGCGCCGATCGAGCCGGGCTTGCGGTGGTTACGGTGTGCACCGTGTGATGCAGCGCCGCCACCGAAGTTGTGGCGCTTCATGGTGCCTGCAAAGCCCTTGCCCTTTGAAGTGCCGACAACGTCAACGAGCTGTCCTGCTTCAAAGGTCTCTGCAACGGTGAGCTCCTGGCCCAGTTCGTAGCTGGCTGCGTCGGGCGTACGTACCTCGGTGAGGTGACGACGCGGCGTAACGCCTGCCTTCTCGAAGTGGCCCGAAGCGGGCTTGTTTACCTTACGCGGGTCGATCTGGCCGGCAGCAATCTGCACTGCTGAGTAGCCGTCTACGTCCTGCGTACGAATCTGGGTTACGACGTTGGGAGCAATCTCAACGACGGTTACGGGAACGACTGCGCCGTTCTCGTCCCATACCTGGGTCATGCCGAGCTTGGTGCCGAGCAGGCCCTTTACGTTCTTTACTGATGACATATGCGCTTGACCCCCTAGAGCTTGATCTCGATGTTGACATCGGCGGGCAGGTCGAGACGCATGAGCGAATCAACAGCCTTTGGAGTCGGGTCAACGATATCGATGAGGCGCTTGTGGGTGCGCTTCTCGAAGTGCTCGCGGCTGTCCTTGTATTTGTGAGGTGAGCGGATCACAGCGATCACGTTCTTCTCAGTGGGCAGCGGCACGGGGCCAATTACAGTTGCACCTGCACGAGTGACCGTGTCGACGATCTTGCGTGCAGAGCTGTCGATGACTTCGTGGTCATACGACTTCAGTCGAATGCGGATCTTTTGTCCCGCCATGTGACTCTCTCTTTCTGTTGCGTCATACCCAGGCCGAAACCTGACATTGGACGTCTTCGTGTAAAACGTTCATGCACCACTGGAGTGCGTGTTCGCTATTCACCTGTCAAATTCGTGACTGTTCGTCACGCCCCACTCGAGACAGCGAAGAACGCTGCACTGTCATGAAGAAATGTTCGCCGCCCAGGGCACTCCCTACCCCGAACGGGGCGGTCACGCACGCTTGAGCGGTGATCCGCAAAAGAATTGCGGAATACTGAACCAATCAATTCTCACACACCACCGGCTACCGCGCAACCCGGGCGTGTCGTTTTCTAGAGATTGGTGGATCGGCCCCGCGGCAGCAAGCGCGGAAGCGCAAGATAGACGCCCAAGACCACGAACCCTAGAGCAAGCAAACCGAGCTGCCACCAGCCGTCAACCCAGAGGCTCACCAGGCCAAGCGAGGAGGTTGCCGCGGTGCACAGCCCTGTGATCGCCGAGGCTGCGGTATGCGAGTAACCAAGCTGTTGAATACGCTGGTAGGTGTGCTCCTTGTGGGGCTCATCCCACTTGTAGCCGGCGCGAACGCGCTTCACGAGCGTCACACCGACATCACCAAAGTAAATGACCATGGGCCCAATTGTTGCGAGCATGGGTACCCCAGCCATGAGCGCTGCGAAGCTCGTAACGGCAACTGCGCCGCCGAGCAGGTAGCTACCAACGTCTCCGAGGAAGGCGCCGGGTTTTGTGAGATTGTACGGCAGGAAACCGAGAAAGCCAGCAGCAATAACCGCACCTGCGACGCCGAGCCAGGTCATCTCAGTCACGTGGCCGACAGCCGCGAAGGTCAGCCCCGCTATAACGGCATGGAAACCGCTGATACCGTTCAGCCCATCCATAAAGTTCGCGACGTTGATGTAGCTCGAGATAAACAGGACCGCATACACGACGAGCAACAGAAGGACCCATAGCGGAAGTTCACTGCGGTCGAACGCGCCGCCCCAGCCAAAGGTTGCGGCCCCGGTCGACCAGGCTGGCCATACGAGCGCCGCGGCGGCCACTCCCCCAATGAGGAGCAGCGAGAGACTCCGCACGGGAACGCTCACACCGCGCAGGTCTTCTCCGAGTCCGAGCACACCGCTCGCGAGCGAAGCGCCCGTGACGACGAGCAACAAGCCCCAGTCGTTTGCGCCGGTGAGGCTGAGGAGCCCACCGAGATAGCCAGCGGCCATCGCAATGAGCACTGCGAGGCCAATGCCGCGGATCACCGGGCGCTCATGCGAGGAGCGTTCATTCGGCACGTCCATGATGCCGAGGCGAACGAGCAATGGCTTGACAAGCTTCGGCAGCAGGAGCGACAGCGCGAGCGTCAGCCCGAAAACCGCCACCACGATCATCGTCGGGGTCACGCTATTCGCCCTTCGGCCTCGTCGGTGAGATCCATTCGCGCGATCCACGTGTCGTGATCAAGCCCGTCTGGTGCGAGCCAGTCGACCCGCGCGTGCGAAATCTTATTATGGAAGGGGCGCTCATCGCCCTCATCAAGCGTCACGAGTTCCTCGTGCAATTTCTCACCGTGCCGCAGTCCCGTATAGACGATATCGATGTCTTTGCCCGACGACTCAATCATCCGCCTTGCCACGTCGAGAATGCTCACGGGCTCCCCCATGTCGAGAATAAGCACCTCGCCTGGCCGACCGATACCGCCGGCCTGGATGACGAGTTGCGAAGCCTCAGGAATCGTCATGAAGTACCGCGTGACATCAGGGTGCGTGATGGTGAGGGGGCCGCCCTGCTCGATCAGACGCTTAAACGTCGGCAGCATTGAGCCGCGGCTGCCAATAACGTTGCCAAAGCGAACTGAGAGGTAACGCCCACCGGTCTCTTTCGCCATCCAGGCGGTCAACTTTTCTGCGACTCGCTTGGAGTGCCCCAGTACGCTCGTCGGGTTGGCCGCTTTGTCGGTCGAGATGTTCACGAACGTGTGCACGTTTGCCGCCTCAGCAGCACGCAGAACGTTCAGGGTGCCCTGAACGTTGGTCTTCCAAGCTTCCTCAGGGTACTGCTCGAGCATTGGGAGGTGCTTGAGCGCTGCAGCGTGAAACACAACGTCTGGCTTATGCTCAAGAAAGACCGTCTCAAGATTCTCGGCGTCGCGAATATCGGCCAGCACGACGTCGCTCGTGTCGAGCAGCCCGTGTCCACGAATCGAGATCTGCGTTTCTTGGAGCGCAGATTCGTCTCGGTCGAGCATGACGATCTCACGAGGGGCGAAGCGAACCAGCTGACGGCACAGTTCAGAGCCGATCGATCCGCCAGCTCCCGTGACGAGCACGGTCTTCTGAGCAAGGTACGAGGCGATTGACTCAGTCTCAAGGCTCACCGGGTAACGGCCAATGAGGTCTTCGATCGATAGTGCACGCACGTCTGAGAGCTCACTCGAGCCGTGCATGATCTGCTCGATGGGCGGCAGCACCATAACCGTGAGCCCCGCTTCTTCAGCGAGTTCGCTCGTGCGGCGCATGAGCCTTGAGTCTGCATAGCCGATACACACCATGATCATGTTGGCCCTGGTCTCGTCGGCAACGCGCACAAGGTCTTCGAGCGTGCCCATCACGCGAACGCCACGCACCTCGGTGTTGCTCTTCTTGGGGTCATCATCGAGCATTGCCACGGGAAGCATCTGAGCCTGTACATCGGTGAGCAGGCGGCGCACCGTCAGTGTACCGACGTAACCAGCGCCGTAGATGATGACCCGGTCTGCTTCACGGCCAGGTTTGAGCTGTTGTTCTGAAGCGATACGCACGAGATACCTCGTGACGCCCATAAAACTAAAGGCGATCGGAGCCGCGATGATCATCGTTGATCGCGGGATTCCATTTCCATAGCCGACGAGAAAGGCAACGAACCAGGAGACGACCACGACGGCGCTGGTGTTGAGCACGAGCGCGCGAACCTCGTCGAAGCTTCCGATCTCGTAGCGGTTTCGGTACAGCCAGAAGACCCAACCGCCCAGCAGCTGAAACGCCGCAGTGACCCCGATCACAAAGAGCGTGCTCTGCCAGTTGATGCGATGGGTATCAAAATCGAAGCGCAGGATAAGCGCCACAATGATGGCACCAGCCCATGAAAGGGCGTCGGCAAAGTAGAGTGCGCCATACGCTTGCGTGAAGTGCCTCACACGGCCGAGCACTTTCGATGTCACGTATTCCCCTGACTTCGCGAGTTTTTCTTTCTTTACGAGGATACTCCCTTTGCCATCGTTCTCTGGCTCAGGGTCCTGTGTTATCGGCGAATGACCGCCAAAATGACGATGACCCCGGCATTACTGCCGGGGTCATCGTTCAGGAACTACTTACGCAATAACCTTGGTAACGGTGCCTGCACCAACGGTGCGGCCACCCTCACGGATTGCGAAGCCGAGGCCCTCTTCCATAGCGATTGGCTGGATCAGCTCAACCGTCATGTCGGTGGTGTCGCCAGGCATAACCATCTCGGTGCCCTCGGGCAGTGAGATGACGCCGGTGACGTCAGTCGTACGGAAGTAGAACTGGGGGCGGTAGTTGGTGAAGAACGGGTTGTGACGGCCGCCCTCTTCCTTCTTGAGGATGTAAGCGGTGCCCTCGAAGTTGGTGTGCGGCTGGATTGAACCAGGAGCAACAACAACCTGACCACGCTCTACATCTTCGCGCTTGGTACCGCGGAGCAGGAGACCACAGTTCTCGCCAGCCCATGCTTCGTCGAGCTGCTTGTGGAACATCTCGATACCGGTAACGGTCGTCTTCTGGGTGTCGCGGAGACCAACGATCTCGACCTCAGAGTTGATCGCGAGGGTACCACGCTCTGCACGGCCGGTAACAACGGTTCCACGACCAGTGATCGTGAAGACGTCCTCAACGGGCATGAGGAATGGCTTGTCGCGGTCACGCACGGGATCGGGAATGTTGTCGTCGACAGCTTCCATGAGCTCGAGAATGGACTTAGCCCACTTCTCTTCGCCCTGGAGTGCGCCGTAGCCTGAAGTGCGAATGACGGGAACGTCATCACCAGGGAAGCCCTGCTTCGAGAGTTCCTCGCGGACCTCCATCTCGACGAGCTCGAGGATTTCCTCATCGTCGACCTGGTCGCACTTGTTGAGTGCAACGAGGAGGTAAGGAACGCCGACCTGCTTCGCAAGGAGGATGTGCTCCTTGGTCTGTGCCATCATGCCGTCGGTAGCAGCAACCACGAGGATTGCGCCGTCCATCTGGGCAGCACCGGTGATCATGTTCTTGATGTAGTCAGCGTGGCCTGGTGCATCAACGTGCGCGTAGTGGCGCTTCGGGGTCTCGTACTCAACGTGCGAGATGTTGATGGTAATACCGCGCTGGCGCTCTTCAGGAGCCGAGTCGATCTGGTCGTAGTCGCGCTGAACGTTCGTCTCTGACGGGTAGTGATCAGCGAGGGTCTTCGAAATCGCAGCGGTAAGAGTCGTCTTACCGTGGTCAACGTGACCGATCGTTCCGATGTTAACGTGCGGCTTAGTCCGCTCGAACTTGGCCTTAGCCACTATAGGTCCTCCTCAGGACGTTGGGTACTTGCCCGGCTTTCGACGGTTTTCGAAAGCGGGAAAATACGGTTTGTAATTATATTACTTGCTCAGAGCGCTTGATGCGAGCTGAGCGCAGGGCTTCCCGGATTATTATGCGGGAAACCCTGCTCTTGGGCAAGGTTACTCGCCCTTAGCCTTCTGAACGATCTCATCGGCCACAGCCTTCGGAACCTCAGCGTATGAGTCGAAGACCATCGAGAACACTGCACGGCCTGAGGTCTTCGACCGCAGGTCACCAATGTACCCGAACATCTCTGAAAGCGGTACGAGTGCACGTACTACCTTGACACCGCTTGCGTCTTCCATTGACTGGATCTGACCGCGGCGTGAGTTGAGGTCGCCGATAACGTCGCCCATGTACTCTTCAGGGGTACGTACTTCAACGGCCATCATGGGCTCAAGCAGTACGGGGTTCGCGAGACGAGCAGCCTCTTTGAACGCCATCGAACCGGCGATCTTGAACGCCATCTCTGACGAGTCAACATCGTGGTACTGGCCATCGAGCAACGTCGCCTTGACGTTCACGAGTGGGAAGCCAGCGAGAATGCCGTACTGCATTGCGTCCTGGATACCAGCGTCAACTGAGGGAATGTACTCACGAGGAATACGACCACCGGTGACCTTGTCCTGGAACTCGTACACCTTGTCGGTGTCGGTCTCGAGCGGAGCAAGTGCGATCTGAACCTTAGCGAACTGACCTGAACCACCGGTCTGCTTCTTGTGGGTGTAGTCGTACTTCTCAACCGTCTTGCGAATCGTTTCACGGTAGGCAACCTGTGGCTTACCAACGTTCGCTTCAACCTTGAATTCGCGCTTCATGCGGTCAACAAGGATGTCGAGGTGCAGCTCGCCCATGCCCGCGATCACGGTCTGGCCGGTCTCGGGGTTGAGGCTCACGCGGAACGTCGGGTCCTCTTCAGCAAGCTTCTGAATTGCCGTGCCGAGCTTCTCCTGGTCACCCTTGGTGTTGGGCTCAATAGCAACCTCAATCACGGGCTCAGGGAAGGTCATCGACTCGAGAACAACGGGAGCGTCCTGCGCACAGAGCGTGTCACCGGTCGTCGTGTCCTTGAGACCAACAACGGCGTAGATGTTGCCTGCCATGAGCTCGTCAACAGGGTTCTCCTTGTTGGCGTGCATCTGGAAGATCTTACCGATACGCTCGCGCTTGCCCTTGGTTGAGTTGAGTACCGCGGTGCCCGAGGGAATCTTGCCCGAGTACACGCGAACGTAGGTGAGGCGACCGAAGAACGGGTGCACAGCAACCTTGAACGCGAGTGCCGAGAAGGGGCTCTCCTCGGTTGGGAAACGCTCGATAACAACCGACTCATCCTTCGGGTCGTGCGCTTCAATAGCGCCAACATCGAGGGGGTTCGGGAGGTAGTCAACGACTGCGTCGAGAACGGGCTGGATGCCGCGGTTCTTGAACGCCGAGCCACAGAAGACTGGGTAGATCTCGTTGTTGACAACAAGCTTGCGGATCGCACCCTTGATCTCATCAATGCTGATCTCTTCGCCGCCGAAGAACTTCTCGAGGAGTGCGTCGTCAGTCTCAGCGACCGTCTCAACGAGCTTCTCGCGGTATTCTTTGGCCTTCTCGAGCAGATCGGCAGGGATCTCCTGGGTTTCGTAGTTCGCACCGAGGGTAACGTCACCCTTCGAGTCGCCCTCCCAGACGAAAGCCTTCATGGTGAGCAGGTCGACAACACCGATGAAGTCGTTTTCAGCGCCGATGGGAATCTGCATGACGAGTGGCTTCGCACCGAGACGTGACACGATCGTGTCGACGGTGAAGAAGAAGTCGGCACCCATCTTGTCCATCTTGTTCACGAAGCAGATACGAGGAACCTCGTACTTATCTGCCTGACGCCAAACGGTCTCAGACTGGGGCTCAACGCCCTCTTTGCCGTCGAACACAGCAACAGCACCGTCGAGCACGCGCAGTGAGCGCTCTACCTCAACGGTGAAGTCGACGTGGCCCGGGGTGTCGATGATGTTGATCTGGTTGTTGTTCCAGAAGCAGGTCACCGCGGCACTGGTGATCGTGATGCCGCGCTCTTTCTCCTGCTCCATCCAGTCGGTGGTCGCGCCACCATCGTGGGTCTCACCGAGCTTGTGGTTAACACCCGTGTAAAACAGAATGCGCTCGGTGGTAGTGGTCTTGCCGGCATCAATGTGGGCCATGATGCCGATGTTGCGGACCTTATTCAGGTCGGTGAGCACGTCTTGTGCCACGGGTTCCTCCAATGAGTTTGGGAGCCAGGATCGCTGACCCCGACAAACAGTTTCGGTCTGAAGTGATGAGAGGGGCAGGAGCCGAAGCAGCCTGCCCCAGGCTTACTACCAGCGGTAGTGAGCAAATGCGCGGTTCGACTCCGCCATCTTGTGCGTGTCTTCACGGCGCTTGACTGCGGCACCGAGGCCGTTTGATGCGTCGAGGATCTCGTTGGTGAGACGTTCCGTCATGGTGTTCTCACGACGGTCCTTCGCGTAGCTCGTGAGCCAGCGCAGTGCAAGGGTGTTTGCACGGTGCGGCTTCACTTCTACGGGAACCTGGTAGGTGCTACCACCAACACGACGTGAGCGAACCTCAAGGGTGGGGCGCACGTTGTCGAGCGCCTTCTTGAGTACCGTCACGGCGTCCTGGCCTGACTTGTCGGCGACGGTCTCGAGCGCTTCGTACACGATGCGCTCGGCGAGACCCTTCTTGCCGTCTACGAGGATTTTGTTAACGAGCTGGCTGACGACCGGTGATCCGTAAACGGGATCAGCGACCACTGGGCGCTTCGGAGCAGGACCCTTACGAGGCATTACTTCTTCTCCTTCTTAGCGCCGTAGTGGCTACGAGCCTGCTTGCGGTCCTTGACCGCCTGCGTGTCGAGCGCGCCACGAACAATCTTGTAGCGAACACCGGGGAGGTCCTTAACACGACCACCGCGCACGAGCACCATCGAGTGCTCCTGCAGGTTGTGGCCTTCACCTGGGATGTAGGCCGTTACCTCGGTTCCGTTCGAAAGCTTCACACGAGCGACCTTACGCATCGCCGAGTTCGGCTTCTTCGGGGTGGTGGTGTACACACGGGTGCATACGCCACGCTGCTGGGGATTCGATTTCAGTGCGGGAGCTTTGCCCTTAGCAGGCTTGCTCTTACGCCCCTTACGAACCAACTGCTGAATAGTTGGCACTATTTCTCCTTGTTCGTTCCTGCACGGTGACAGGAATGCTGTATTGCTTGCAGCATGTGTGAGCACAGCAGGCTCACTGACTCGTCGGCGCACCCGAGGGTGTGCTTTGATGACGAGTATGCCGTGGGGGTTTCAACCGGATGGTGAGGGACCCTGAGCGCGAGCGTGATTGCAGCCACAGAGCAGCCACAACGTCAACACACGCCAACAAGTAACATTACCGTGCCCGGGCCGCCAGGTGCAACAAGATGCCTGGGAGTTCAACCGACGTTCAGTTTCCCGGCGCTTCAAGGTTGCGACTGAGCTGCTCAAGCAGGGCTTCAATTTGCGGATCGACGAAACGCTTGACCGCCTGCCGCACTCCCGGTTGGTGTTCAACGAGTAAAAAGCACAGTTCCTGCCCCACCGAGGCAGCCTGCCTATCGGCAACGTCGATCTCGAGTTTCAACTGCCGTTTTTCTGCTTCGGTAAGCGGCGGTCTGGGCAGCCCCGGCTCTGGCTTCTCTGCCTGCTGCAGCTCAGCAAAGGTAAAGAGAAAGGGCTGGGCTCCGGGTGACTCAACTGCGTCGTGGTCTACCCCGTCGTATTCAACGTCAAGTCCCTGCCCCGGGTCATACCCTCCCGAGTTCCAGATCGCGGCCCCCTCGAGCTCGGCCTGCAAAAGCGGGAGGTGCTCGTTCGTGTACGCATCAACTTCAGCGTCGATGAGTCGGTGCATACGCGAGACGAGTGCGTGCACCACCTGGTGAGGAGTGTCACGCGTGAAGCCTGCGGCCGCGGCGAGCGGCGAGTTCGTGCACTTACGGCACACCCTCGGCCTGGCGCGATTCAGGGGTGGCTCCCATGAGGCCAACCACCCCTCCCACGCCTGAATGTTCTCGGCAACGCGAGCCGCCAGGTGCTCCCCTGTCACGGCAAACCATCCTTGAAGTAGTCAGGGCCCTCATTGAGCTCGTTCTTCTCCCACGGCCAGCGCGGTCGGTCTTTGCCGCTGTATAGCTTGCGCATCGCGATCCACCAAAAAATGATCACGGCGAGCAACCATGAGACCGCGAGTGCGAGCGCATACGGGCTCAGCCAGGTCTCTTCGATGCTCAGCCCAAAGGCGACGCCAAGCAGCGACCAGAGCAAGTATGCGGCAGCGGGCATCACGATGATGAGCACGAGAGACGGAGGGTTAGCCCGTAGCAGAGAGATCATTTCGCGCCAGAGCACGATCACGAGCATCACGAGGCACAGCCCGACAATGCCAGGAGCCGTGACTCGCGAAACG from Leucobacter sp. UCMA 4100 includes:
- the rplW gene encoding 50S ribosomal protein L23; protein product: MSLNKNPHDVILRPVVSEKSYTLIDTNGQYTFEVEPTASKTEIKLALEQIFDVKVAKINTLNRKGKTRRTRFGMGKRKDTKRAIVKLSQGTIDIFSAA
- the rplD gene encoding 50S ribosomal protein L4, whose amino-acid sequence is MATVTPAKVTFPAEIFDAPTNVPLIHQVVVAQLAAARQGTHKVKTRGEVSGSGTKPFKQKGTGRARQGSIRMPQHTGGGIVHGPVPRDYSQRTPKKMVAAALRGTLSDRARAGRVVVLDAIVGDKPSTKQARTALESVVQGKRVLVITEATEESTILSVRNLPNVHVIEHGQLNAYDVVVSDDIVFTKAAFDAFVAARTAKEDSK
- the rplC gene encoding 50S ribosomal protein L3 — encoded protein: MSSVKNVKGLLGTKLGMTQVWDENGAVVPVTVVEIAPNVVTQIRTQDVDGYSAVQIAAGQIDPRKVNKPASGHFEKAGVTPRRHLTEVRTPDAASYELGQELTVAETFEAGQLVDVVGTSKGKGFAGTMKRHNFGGGAASHGAHRNHRKPGSIGASATPGRVFKGKKMSGRMGGDRVTVQNLKVHAVDADRGLVLIKGAIPGAAGRLVFIRNTVKGA
- the rpsJ gene encoding 30S ribosomal protein S10, whose protein sequence is MAGQKIRIRLKSYDHEVIDSSARKIVDTVTRAGATVIGPVPLPTEKNVIAVIRSPHKYKDSREHFEKRTHKRLIDIVDPTPKAVDSLMRLDLPADVNIEIKL
- a CDS encoding UDP-phosphate alpha-N-acetyl-D-fucosaminephosphotransferase encodes the protein MTPTMIVVAVFGLTLALSLLLPKLVKPLLVRLGIMDVPNERSSHERPVIRGIGLAVLIAMAAGYLGGLLSLTGANDWGLLLVVTGASLASGVLGLGEDLRGVSVPVRSLSLLLIGGVAAAALVWPAWSTGAATFGWGGAFDRSELPLWVLLLLVVYAVLFISSYINVANFMDGLNGISGFHAVIAGLTFAAVGHVTEMTWLGVAGAVIAAGFLGFLPYNLTKPGAFLGDVGSYLLGGAVAVTSFAALMAGVPMLATIGPMVIYFGDVGVTLVKRVRAGYKWDEPHKEHTYQRIQQLGYSHTAASAITGLCTAATSSLGLVSLWVDGWWQLGLLALGFVVLGVYLALPRLLPRGRSTNL
- a CDS encoding polysaccharide biosynthesis protein, whose translation is MTSKVLGRVRHFTQAYGALYFADALSWAGAIIVALILRFDFDTHRINWQSTLFVIGVTAAFQLLGGWVFWLYRNRYEIGSFDEVRALVLNTSAVVVVSWFVAFLVGYGNGIPRSTMIIAAPIAFSFMGVTRYLVRIASEQQLKPGREADRVIIYGAGYVGTLTVRRLLTDVQAQMLPVAMLDDDPKKSNTEVRGVRVMGTLEDLVRVADETRANMIMVCIGYADSRLMRRTSELAEEAGLTVMVLPPIEQIMHGSSELSDVRALSIEDLIGRYPVSLETESIASYLAQKTVLVTGAGGSIGSELCRQLVRFAPREIVMLDRDESALQETQISIRGHGLLDTSDVVLADIRDAENLETVFLEHKPDVVFHAAALKHLPMLEQYPEEAWKTNVQGTLNVLRAAEAANVHTFVNISTDKAANPTSVLGHSKRVAEKLTAWMAKETGGRYLSVRFGNVIGSRGSMLPTFKRLIEQGGPLTITHPDVTRYFMTIPEASQLVIQAGGIGRPGEVLILDMGEPVSILDVARRMIESSGKDIDIVYTGLRHGEKLHEELVTLDEGDERPFHNKISHARVDWLAPDGLDHDTWIARMDLTDEAEGRIA
- the tuf gene encoding elongation factor Tu, yielding MAKAKFERTKPHVNIGTIGHVDHGKTTLTAAISKTLADHYPSETNVQRDYDQIDSAPEERQRGITINISHVEYETPKRHYAHVDAPGHADYIKNMITGAAQMDGAILVVAATDGMMAQTKEHILLAKQVGVPYLLVALNKCDQVDDEEILELVEMEVREELSKQGFPGDDVPVIRTSGYGALQGEEKWAKSILELMEAVDDNIPDPVRDRDKPFLMPVEDVFTITGRGTVVTGRAERGTLAINSEVEIVGLRDTQKTTVTGIEMFHKQLDEAWAGENCGLLLRGTKREDVERGQVVVAPGSIQPHTNFEGTAYILKKEEGGRHNPFFTNYRPQFYFRTTDVTGVISLPEGTEMVMPGDTTDMTVELIQPIAMEEGLGFAIREGGRTVGAGTVTKVIA
- the fusA gene encoding elongation factor G, giving the protein MAQDVLTDLNKVRNIGIMAHIDAGKTTTTERILFYTGVNHKLGETHDGGATTDWMEQEKERGITITSAAVTCFWNNNQINIIDTPGHVDFTVEVERSLRVLDGAVAVFDGKEGVEPQSETVWRQADKYEVPRICFVNKMDKMGADFFFTVDTIVSRLGAKPLVMQIPIGAENDFIGVVDLLTMKAFVWEGDSKGDVTLGANYETQEIPADLLEKAKEYREKLVETVAETDDALLEKFFGGEEISIDEIKGAIRKLVVNNEIYPVFCGSAFKNRGIQPVLDAVVDYLPNPLDVGAIEAHDPKDESVVIERFPTEESPFSALAFKVAVHPFFGRLTYVRVYSGKIPSGTAVLNSTKGKRERIGKIFQMHANKENPVDELMAGNIYAVVGLKDTTTGDTLCAQDAPVVLESMTFPEPVIEVAIEPNTKGDQEKLGTAIQKLAEEDPTFRVSLNPETGQTVIAGMGELHLDILVDRMKREFKVEANVGKPQVAYRETIRKTVEKYDYTHKKQTGGSGQFAKVQIALAPLETDTDKVYEFQDKVTGGRIPREYIPSVDAGIQDAMQYGILAGFPLVNVKATLLDGQYHDVDSSEMAFKIAGSMAFKEAARLANPVLLEPMMAVEVRTPEEYMGDVIGDLNSRRGQIQSMEDASGVKVVRALVPLSEMFGYIGDLRSKTSGRAVFSMVFDSYAEVPKAVADEIVQKAKGE
- the rpsG gene encoding 30S ribosomal protein S7, with the protein product MPRKGPAPKRPVVADPVYGSPVVSQLVNKILVDGKKGLAERIVYEALETVADKSGQDAVTVLKKALDNVRPTLEVRSRRVGGSTYQVPVEVKPHRANTLALRWLTSYAKDRRENTMTERLTNEILDASNGLGAAVKRREDTHKMAESNRAFAHYRW
- the rpsL gene encoding 30S ribosomal protein S12 produces the protein MPTIQQLVRKGRKSKPAKGKAPALKSNPQQRGVCTRVYTTTPKKPNSAMRKVARVKLSNGTEVTAYIPGEGHNLQEHSMVLVRGGRVKDLPGVRYKIVRGALDTQAVKDRKQARSHYGAKKEKK
- a CDS encoding spermidine/putrescine ABC transporter substrate-binding protein; the protein is MTGEHLAARVAENIQAWEGWLASWEPPLNRARPRVCRKCTNSPLAAAAGFTRDTPHQVVHALVSRMHRLIDAEVDAYTNEHLPLLQAELEGAAIWNSGGYDPGQGLDVEYDGVDHDAVESPGAQPFLFTFAELQQAEKPEPGLPRPPLTEAEKRQLKLEIDVADRQAASVGQELCFLLVEHQPGVRQAVKRFVDPQIEALLEQLSRNLEAPGN